One Egicoccus sp. AB-alg6-2 genomic region harbors:
- a CDS encoding metal ABC transporter solute-binding protein, Zn/Mn family, which yields MSLLGSRSRPSRAAVALAGVALMLAACAGDGGQLTEPEQAESPEVDAPTTNAPDESAEPGIVDEGDQTLVVATTSILGDVVSNVVGDDARVEVLVPPGVDPHGYQPSASDAALLRQADLVVANGLGLEENLVDAIDAASSEGIRVLELAEQLDPIEFGVADHHDHAHDDDHAHDDDHAHDDEHGHDDEHGHDDEHGHDDDHAGHDHGPLDPHIWFDPERMADAVQLIAAELGEVGAGDFDDRALAYADELRALDHELAELYATIPSERRLLVTNHDSLGYLAHRYDFEVLGTVVPGVSTQAEADARAFAALVETIEETGVPAIFTENVESSALADQLATEVGSRGGPEIAVVSLYTDALGEPGSDAATYVDLLRENARRIVDALG from the coding sequence GTGTCCCTGCTCGGCTCTCGTTCCCGCCCCTCCCGTGCCGCCGTCGCGCTGGCCGGTGTCGCCCTGATGCTGGCGGCCTGCGCCGGCGACGGCGGGCAACTCACGGAGCCGGAACAGGCCGAGTCCCCGGAGGTGGATGCGCCGACGACGAACGCGCCGGACGAGTCGGCCGAACCCGGGATCGTCGACGAGGGTGACCAGACGCTGGTCGTCGCCACCACCAGCATTCTCGGCGACGTCGTGTCCAACGTCGTCGGCGACGATGCGCGGGTGGAGGTGCTCGTTCCGCCCGGTGTCGACCCCCACGGCTACCAACCCTCCGCGAGCGACGCCGCGCTGCTGCGCCAGGCCGACCTCGTCGTCGCCAACGGACTCGGGCTCGAGGAGAACCTGGTCGACGCCATCGACGCGGCGTCGTCGGAGGGCATCCGGGTGCTCGAGCTGGCCGAACAGCTCGATCCGATCGAGTTCGGCGTCGCCGACCACCACGACCACGCGCACGACGACGACCACGCGCACGACGACGACCACGCGCACGACGACGAGCACGGCCACGACGACGAGCACGGCCACGACGACGAGCACGGCCACGACGACGACCACGCGGGTCACGACCACGGGCCGCTCGACCCGCACATCTGGTTCGACCCCGAGCGCATGGCCGACGCGGTGCAACTGATCGCGGCCGAGCTGGGCGAGGTCGGCGCCGGCGACTTCGACGACCGCGCCCTGGCGTACGCCGACGAACTCCGTGCGCTCGATCACGAACTGGCGGAGTTGTACGCCACGATCCCGTCCGAGCGTCGCCTGTTGGTGACCAACCACGACTCGCTGGGCTATCTCGCGCACCGCTACGACTTCGAGGTGCTCGGGACCGTCGTGCCAGGGGTCTCGACCCAGGCCGAGGCGGACGCGCGCGCCTTCGCGGCGCTCGTCGAGACCATCGAGGAGACGGGGGTGCCGGCGATCTTCACCGAGAACGTCGAGTCGTCCGCGCTCGCCGATCAGCTCGCCACCGAGGTCGGCAGTCGTGGGGGCCCCGAGATCGCGGTCGTCTCGCTGTACACCGATGCGCTCGGCGAGCCGGGCAGCGATGCCGCGACCTACGTCGACCTGCTGCGTGAGAACGCCCGGCGGATCGTCGACGCGCTCGGCTGA
- a CDS encoding metal ABC transporter permease encodes MLELISEPFAYGFMRNTLMAGLLTVVASSLIGTWVVMRGMSFMGDALAHGVLPGIAIAYVLGGNLLVGAAISAAVMIGGVSVASARSRLGDDTAIGLLFVGMLALGVAVISRSGAYAGDLTTILFGSPLGVTSDQVRTVAQATAVTVVVTIAMYRPFLVLSFSRAKAEVLGLRPGLTHLVMLALVAMVIISSFRAVGTMLVFAFIVAPPATAALVSRRVPVMMGVAMFIGALGVIAGLLLSFHLGLAAAPTIAGLTVAAFFVVLAVRESLDRARTWRHRHAPAAAG; translated from the coding sequence GTGCTGGAGTTGATCAGCGAGCCGTTCGCCTACGGGTTCATGCGCAACACGCTGATGGCCGGCCTGCTCACCGTGGTCGCGAGCTCGCTCATCGGCACGTGGGTCGTGATGCGTGGCATGTCGTTCATGGGCGACGCGCTCGCCCACGGGGTCCTGCCCGGCATCGCGATCGCCTACGTGCTGGGTGGCAACCTCCTGGTCGGTGCGGCGATCAGCGCAGCCGTCATGATCGGGGGCGTGAGCGTCGCCAGCGCCCGGAGCCGCCTCGGCGACGACACCGCGATCGGGCTGCTGTTCGTCGGCATGCTCGCCCTCGGCGTCGCCGTCATCTCGCGCAGCGGGGCGTACGCAGGCGACCTGACCACCATCCTGTTCGGCTCCCCGCTCGGGGTCACCAGCGACCAGGTGCGCACGGTGGCCCAGGCGACGGCGGTCACCGTCGTCGTCACGATCGCGATGTACCGGCCGTTCCTGGTGCTGTCGTTCAGTCGCGCCAAGGCCGAGGTCCTCGGGTTGCGTCCCGGCCTCACCCACCTCGTGATGCTGGCCCTGGTCGCCATGGTCATCATCAGCTCGTTCCGGGCGGTCGGCACGATGTTGGTGTTCGCGTTCATCGTCGCCCCGCCGGCGACCGCCGCCCTCGTGTCGCGGCGCGTACCGGTGATGATGGGCGTGGCGATGTTCATCGGCGCCCTCGGCGTGATCGCGGGGCTGCTGCTGAGTTTCCACCTCGGGCTCGCCGCCGCACCGACCATCGCCGGTCTGACCGTAGCCGCCTTCTTCGTCGTGCTCGCCGTGCGCGAGAGCCTCGATCGCGCCCGCACGTGGCGACACCGGCACGCGCCCGCTGCGGCCGGCTGA
- a CDS encoding Fur family transcriptional regulator, protein MTTDIHDTVDEQLRRARQRYTGGRRQLVQLLMDAGRPVTIPELQHLGARQSQSSLYRNLATLEQCGAVHRLASTDDVARYELTEELSEHHHHLLCSLCGRLEDVVLPARIESALAEAADEARRQTDFDVDSHRFELVGTCATCS, encoded by the coding sequence ATGACGACCGACATCCACGACACCGTCGACGAGCAGCTTCGCCGGGCGCGTCAGCGCTACACCGGCGGGCGCCGTCAACTCGTGCAGCTGCTGATGGATGCCGGCCGGCCCGTGACGATCCCCGAGCTGCAGCATCTCGGTGCACGCCAGTCGCAGAGCTCGCTCTACCGCAACCTCGCGACCCTCGAGCAGTGCGGCGCGGTGCACCGCCTGGCCTCGACCGACGACGTCGCCCGCTACGAGCTCACCGAGGAGCTCTCCGAGCACCACCACCACCTGCTGTGCTCGCTGTGCGGTCGTCTCGAGGACGTCGTGCTGCCGGCTCGGATCGAGTCGGCGCTCGCCGAGGCCGCCGACGAGGCCCGCCGCCAGACCGACTTCGACGTCGACTCGCACCGCTTCGAGCTCGTCGGTACCTGCGCCACCTGCAGCTGA
- a CDS encoding peptidylprolyl isomerase codes for MSVRRLDRPLAGRIRLLEYLAVRIRSLLSAAMLAALLAGCGGATTPGAAATVDGEVISRERLESAVRELTGDSASMDAEERNELVGDTQRRVLSFLIQAQAIINLADERGITVDPAEEAARFEEDVEGFGGEEALAQQLSAQQSGLTVELYRDVLIPASLRLDLLREELLGEVEVEEVETRTVRHILVETEPEAQAIVDELADGADFAELAQQRSTDPGSGAQGGELGDNPRGAFVPPFDDAVWSATIGEVVGPVESDFGFHVLEVTDEGSVEQAAGGGSRDQAAQGQLDQLLASAFADAEVTVAPGLGRWDAELQQVVAPERVGQGAEPGQQPGDLLDDPVDAPAEE; via the coding sequence GTGTCCGTCCGTCGTCTCGACAGGCCGCTCGCCGGCCGCATCCGCTTGCTGGAGTACCTCGCCGTGCGCATCCGTTCCCTGCTGTCAGCCGCCATGCTCGCGGCCCTCCTCGCCGGTTGCGGCGGCGCGACCACCCCGGGGGCCGCGGCCACGGTCGACGGCGAGGTCATCTCGCGCGAACGCCTCGAGAGCGCGGTGCGCGAACTGACCGGCGACAGCGCGTCGATGGACGCCGAGGAGCGCAACGAGCTCGTCGGGGACACCCAGCGGCGGGTGCTGAGCTTCCTGATCCAGGCCCAGGCGATCATCAACCTCGCCGACGAGCGCGGCATCACCGTCGACCCGGCCGAGGAAGCGGCCAGGTTCGAGGAGGACGTCGAAGGCTTCGGCGGCGAGGAGGCGCTGGCGCAGCAGTTGTCCGCCCAGCAGAGCGGTCTGACCGTCGAGCTCTACCGCGACGTCCTCATCCCGGCCAGCCTCCGCCTCGACCTGCTGCGCGAGGAGCTCCTCGGCGAGGTCGAGGTCGAGGAGGTCGAGACCCGCACGGTGCGCCACATCCTGGTCGAGACCGAGCCCGAGGCCCAGGCGATCGTCGACGAGCTCGCCGACGGCGCCGACTTCGCCGAACTGGCCCAGCAACGCTCCACCGACCCCGGTAGCGGTGCACAGGGCGGCGAACTCGGCGACAACCCTCGTGGTGCGTTCGTGCCGCCCTTCGACGACGCCGTGTGGTCCGCCACGATCGGTGAGGTCGTCGGACCGGTCGAGTCCGACTTCGGGTTCCACGTCCTCGAGGTGACCGACGAGGGCAGCGTCGAGCAGGCGGCCGGCGGCGGCAGTCGCGACCAGGCTGCGCAGGGGCAGCTCGACCAGTTGCTGGCCAGTGCGTTCGCGGACGCCGAGGTCACGGTCGCGCCGGGGCTCGGCCGTTGGGACGCTGAACTGCAGCAGGTGGTCGCGCCCGAGCGTGTCGGCCAGGGCGCCGAACCGGGGCAGCAGCCCGGCGACCTGCTCGACGACCCGGTCGACGCGCCGGCCGAGGAATGA